The window ACCGTGGTGATGTCCACCGGCCTGGGCCTGGCGATGGCACCCGCCACCACATCGATCATGAACGCGCTGCCCCCCGCCAAGACCGGCGTGGGCTCGGCGATCAACGACACCACCCGCAACCTCGGCAGCGTGCTCGGCATCGCCATCCTCGGCAGCATCGCCACCACCGCCTACACCCACACCCTCACCAACCAGCTGCCCGCCGCCACCGCGCCCACCGCGGGACAGTCCATCGGCGCCGCCACCGCGATCGCCCACCACACCCCCGGCCCGGCCGGACAAGCCATCGCCCACACCGCCGCCAGCGCCTTCATCCACGGCACCAGCCTCGCCCTCACCGCCGCCACCGCCACCCTGCTCGCCGCCGCCGCCATCGCCCTGCGCTACCTGCCCGCCCGGACAGCCGCGGCACCCCAGCTCCAGACCGAACCCGAGCCGGCGGCCTGACCCACACCCCGAAGACACACCCCAGCACAGAGGCAAAAGCCTGTCGACAGGTGGAGCCGGCCGACCCCACACGGGCCGGCCGGCTCCACCTGTCCCGGCATCCCGGTCGCCGACCCCCGAAGACGTCCACGCTGACGCCTGAACTCGACGCCGAACCCCATCGCCGACTCGCGGCAGCGTTCACCGAGCGGCTATGGCGATCTGATCAGGCCACCAACCTGGCCCCTGCCATGCTTCGAGCCGGCTCAATGCAACAGAACCGCACCTGGTCATGGTCCGCGAGCTGGGGGCTGAGGTCCGCACGGAGATCGACCGTGTTCACGCGATCGCCGACTGGTCCGGCGGGATGTCGCTCTCTCCGCCGCTTCCTTGGCCCGCTGCCGCGCCTTCTGCGCCGCCGCCACGTCTAGGCCGTCCGCAGGGCCAGCCCGGGTCGTGTCCGGTGGACTGATCCGGCGGAGGGGTGGACCGGGCGTCAAGTTTGGGTATTTTATGCGGTTGGTAACACTTTCGTCCGGCCTAGCGACCGGCTCTGTGGGACTCGTGGCTGGGGGGCCCGTATCCGTCGAAACCGACAGGACTCCCAGGAGCGACAGATGAGGCTAACGTCAGCCGTGCCCACCCGAGATCGCCGGACGGTGCGCCGCCGCCCTTCGGCCCGGCGAGCCTGGGTGCTCGGGGTCGCGTGCGCCGCCGCGGTGGCGGTCGCCGGCTGCGAACCGATCGCACCCGGCTCATCCGGGCCTGTCATCACGCCGAACCCGACCGTCACCTCCGCGGTGCCGACGACACCGGGCGCCTCTACCTCGACGACCTTCTCCAGCAGTCCGTCACCCACCGCGCCCCCAGCCACCTCGACCGCCACGCCGTCGGCTTCCGCCGCCGGCACCGGGACCGGGAACGGAAGCGGGTTGCGGGTCTCCGGCACCTCCATCGTCGACGCCTCAGGGTCGCAAGTTCGGCTGCTCGGGGTGGACCGGTCCGGTACCGAGTACGCCTGCATCCAGGGTTGGGGGCTGTTCGACGGACCTAGCGACGACGCCTCGGTGGCGGCCATCGCATCCTGGAAGGCCAACGTCGTGCGGGTCCCGCTGAACGAGACGTGCTGGCTTGGGATCAACGGCGCGCCCTCGCAGTACTCCGGTCAGGTGTACCGGCAGGCGATCGTCGATTACGTCGGCCGGCTGAACGCGCACGGCATGGCCGCCGTCCTCGACCTGCACTGGTCCGCTCCGGGAACGGAGAAGGCCACCGGCCAGCGGCAGATGGCCGACGCCGACCACGCACCCGACTTCTGGCGGTCGGTCGCCATGACGTTCAAGGGCAACTCGTCCGTCCTGTTCGACCTTTACAACGAGCCGCACGACATTTCGTGGCCCTGTTGGCGCGACGGCGGCGACTGCGGCACCGGTTACCAGGTGGCCGGGATGCAGGACCTGATCGATGCGGTGCGTGGCACGGGAGCAACGAACATCGTCCTCGCGACCGGCAACGGATGGGGTGGCGACCTCACCGGCTGGTTGGCGAACAAGCCCTCGGACCCGACCGGCAACCTGGCCGCCGGCTGGCACATGTACGACTTCGGCGGGTGCACGACGCTGTCCTGCTTCGACACCCAGATCGCGCCAGTGTCGGCGGTCGTCCCGCTGGTCGCCGGTGAGTTCGGGGATACCGACTGCAACCATAATTTCAGCGACCAGACGATGAACTGGCTCGACAGCCACGGCGACAGCTACCTGGGGTGGGCCTGGGACACCTTCGACTGCGGAAGTTTCCCAGCGTTGATCAAGGACTACTCGGGCACGCCGACCGCCTACGGCGAGGGCTTGCGCGCTCACCTAACCTCCGTCCGGTGACGAGCCACCGGACGGCGTCGTCGGCCGCGTCGCCCGCGGCCTGACGCAGCGGAGGCCCGGCGCGGCGGGCCACGACTGTGGGGCTCCAGAACTCCGATTTGGGCGTTGAGCTGCACGTTTGCGTGTCGGCGGCGCCCGTGTCGGGCAGGCTGGCCGGCATGGTGTGGTCCTTGCTCTACGGTCTGGCGCGCAACGTCCTCGGGCTGGTGGTGCTGCGGGTCCGCGGGACAGCGCGAAGGAGGTGGAGATCCTTGTCTTGCGCCACCAGCTCGGGGTCCTAGGCATCGGTACACCTCGTCCGACCGGATGCTGCTGGCCTGTTTGGCCCAGCTCCTTTCCCGTTTAGGTTGGTCTCGCCGGCAAGGTTGGGAGGACGGCTACGCACCGCAATCGCGGTCGGCGATGGGTCGGCGTGGCCATTGCGGCTGGATGGCTATCGCCGGCAGGGCCGATGTGTGCTCATTGTGTGTACGGACGTCGGGGCGCGATGCGGCATTCCGGAACCTTAGATGACAGCAAAATCGGCCGTGACGTGGACGAATACGCAACGCGCGGCACGCGCAAACACGGAGAAATGCAAAAATGGCCGTCCTGTAATCGGGCGGTTAGGGGTTCGAGTCCCCTCGTCGACTCGATCAACATCCCGCTGACCTGCGGGTTTGCAAGTTTGATCCAGTCTTTTGACGTCGATGATCGTCGGCGTGTGCTCATTGTGTGCTCATTCCGTGCGGCCGCGCCATGGATCATGATCGTCTAGGGCTGAGGGCTCTTGACGCTCCGTAATCGTCGCTCGTGGGTGGTCGTCCGTGGTGCGTCTGCCCCGTGCCTGCCTTGACCGGTCGAGGAGCCGTTGCAGGCTGGGACGTATTCGCTGCCCTCGGTCTCGGTCGGGGCGAGCTCGCGGTTCTGGGCCTTCGCGTTCACCAGGGAATTTGGCCGCTGGTGCGTGAGAAAGCGGCGGTTCTGGTGTGCCTGCCGGCTTGCCCTTCTGTGGCCGGGCGGTACGGAGGTCCGGGGTTTCCGGTGGGCGGCCGTCAGGCCGCGAGGCGGGGCCGAGGGTTTGGGGCTCAGGCCACGGTGAACATGGGGTGAGGCCGTGGGCGCCGGGCGTGGCGCCCACGGCCCCTGCGCTCAGCAGTTGCGCAGCGTCGGCGACTGGTTGAGCAGCTGGCCACGGGGTGAGATGAATGCCTGGTAGCGGTCGCCGCCGACGGCGGCGAGGCGGAACGCGGCGACCCGGTGGCAGTTCTGGAATGCCAGTTTCACGCCGAAGTGCCGCTCCAGACCGCCGCGGATCGCGTCGCTGGCCAGCGCCCGCAGCAGCTGCCCCCGCTCCGCCTCGCTCGGTGGCGGAACCTCGTGGTCGGCGAACTCCCCGTCGCCCGTATGCAGATCGGCGGCGACCTGGCTGACGACGCTCCAGGCATACGGCAGGGACAGCCGGACGCAGTCGACGAACTCGGTGTCGGGCACCTGGCCCGACTCGGCCTTCTCCAGCAGAGCGGTGGGGACAGCGAGCGACATGGCATTCCTCCTGGGTGTGTGGACGGTTCGTGTCTCGCGAGCGCGCAGGGTCAGGTGCTCGCGCGTGTCGGGCGAAGGGCCAGTGGGACCGCCGACGTCCCGCCATGCCCGGCCGTGGGAGGGGGTCAGGCCTCGGAGCGCGCAACGGCCGGCCGGCCGCCGGGGCGGCCCTCACCGGCGGGATCGCCGCTGCAGCCCTGTCGGTGGGGTAGCGGAAACGAGAGGTCATGGCGACGTTGCCGAGTCGAGCTATCCGACATCGTAACGACAACCATTTTCATTAGTGTGCGGCGCGCCGGCACCTCGGGCCGTAGGTCCCGAACACCCCGCGTCCCACACCACGCCGTACCTCAGACCACCACGAACCGTGACCGTGTGCTTGCCAAAAATTGCGTCCGGGCTGGTCAGGCGGCGTGTTCGTACTCGTGGAGGATGCCGCCGAGCTGGTCGCGTCGGCGGATGTCGAGGTGGGCGAGCCGGTCCGTATCGATGATCGGTTCGGGTAGCGGCTGGAGCGGTCTGGCGTTCGCGATGCCCTGGTGGGGCCGATGTGAGTTGTAGAACGCCTCGTATGCACGGAGGGCGTGCAGAAGATGCCGCTGGTTGTAGATCAAGGTTCGGTCGAGGAGTTCCTTGCGGCAGTTCCCACCCACCGCTCCATGATGGCGTTCATGCGAGGGACTCGGACGCC of the Pseudofrankia saprophytica genome contains:
- a CDS encoding glycoside hydrolase family 5 protein; protein product: MRLTSAVPTRDRRTVRRRPSARRAWVLGVACAAAVAVAGCEPIAPGSSGPVITPNPTVTSAVPTTPGASTSTTFSSSPSPTAPPATSTATPSASAAGTGTGNGSGLRVSGTSIVDASGSQVRLLGVDRSGTEYACIQGWGLFDGPSDDASVAAIASWKANVVRVPLNETCWLGINGAPSQYSGQVYRQAIVDYVGRLNAHGMAAVLDLHWSAPGTEKATGQRQMADADHAPDFWRSVAMTFKGNSSVLFDLYNEPHDISWPCWRDGGDCGTGYQVAGMQDLIDAVRGTGATNIVLATGNGWGGDLTGWLANKPSDPTGNLAAGWHMYDFGGCTTLSCFDTQIAPVSAVVPLVAGEFGDTDCNHNFSDQTMNWLDSHGDSYLGWAWDTFDCGSFPALIKDYSGTPTAYGEGLRAHLTSVR
- a CDS encoding SCO5389 family protein, producing the protein MSLAVPTALLEKAESGQVPDTEFVDCVRLSLPYAWSVVSQVAADLHTGDGEFADHEVPPPSEAERGQLLRALASDAIRGGLERHFGVKLAFQNCHRVAAFRLAAVGGDRYQAFISPRGQLLNQSPTLRNC